GCTCCGGGGGCCGCGACCGGCGGCGGGACCCCGGCGGGCGAGCGGCGGGTGGACACCCGGCGGGGGCCCAGCGCGGGGCCAGGTGGAGACCCGGGGGCCGCGATGGGCCGCCGCCGCCTGCCGGTCTGGCTGTGCGCCGTCGCGGCGCTGCTCTCGGGGGCGCAGGCCAAGGGCACCCCGCTCCTCGCTCGGCCCGCGCCGCCCGGTGCCTCCCGCTACAGCCTCTACACGACGGGATGGCGCCCGCGGCTGCGCCCGGGGCCGCACAAGTAAGCGCGGGCCGCGCCGCGGGCGGGAAGCGGGAGGGATGGGCCCGGGCGGCGCTCCCACCTGCCTCGGCCGCGCGCGGGGGCGCCGGACATCCGAGGCCGAGTCCCGACGCGGGCGGGCGCCTCACGCTCCTAGGGGCTGCGGGGCTGGCAAAGGAAAATAAGCCGAGGGAGCCTGGCGCGGTGGCTGGGATCCTGGCAGTGCCCGCGGAAACCTTTCCAGAGAAGTAACATTTTCCAGCTGCGCTGTGTGCAGACTCCGGGTGCAGCGGACCAGGtggagggcggggggtggggggagcggtcCACGCACGGAGCACGCCGGGCTACCTCCTATCCCGCTCCAGGGCCTCCCATCTCTCCCGCCAGGTAGGAGATGGAGCCGAGCGCCCCGCGGCTCGCCTCATCCCGCAGTCAGCCTGGACCCCGTAACCCCTTGGGAGCCCCAGCGTGGCCCCACCTGGTGTGGGCTCATGGGTCCCGGGCCCGTGTTGTGGCTCCAGAGTCCCAACAGCATTCCACAGGTTGTTGCCTTATGCCAGGCAGCCGCCTCCCCAGCCCTTGTATCCTGTGAAAGgggctgctgcccctcccctgcctcagcTTCTGGTCTTTAGTAGCTTCAGGTGAGTTAGGGGCTCTGCTTGGGGTACTAGCTGAATTTGAACTCCAGCTGAATTTGAGGTAGTATAGAAGGAGTGTACGCTGCCCTGGCTGACACTCAGTAGGCCTGGGCACATCAGAAccggcttcctggaggaggtggtacAAAAAGTGATCTGAGAGTGAGGAACCAGTAGCAAAGGCGGGGGTCTGAAAACTACAAGGTGAGATGTATTTCCCCAGGAGTCAGTCAGGGGAGGGTAGATGAGAAGTGTGGTCTCAAAGGCACTAAGCTGGGATCTTAGGAGCTTCAATGCCAAGATAAGGAGTTGAAAGGCACTGTAGGAGTGGGAGGAAGGTGGGGCATCTAGGGTGGGTCTTTCCAGGCAAGGAGGGCAGCTGCACTGGGCTTCTGGTTCAGTCCAGCACTTACTTAGCCAAGTGACCACCCTACTGGGGAGGCTGGGATTGGAGACACCAGCAGTGGGGCTGGACCCCAGCCCAAGGTCCCTGGCTCCCAGGAACaaggagaaggggcagaggagagaTGGGAGTCTCGTCTCCTGCCAAGGCCcacagctggggaaggggaagagtaGAAGCCTCAGTGGGCCTGGCACAGGCCAGATATTCCAAGGATGCCATTTCCCCCTGCAGGGCCCTCTGTGCCTACGTTGTGCACAGGAATGTGACCTGTGTCCtacaggagggagcagagagctACGTAAAGGCTGAATACCGGCAGTGCGGATGGGGGCCCAAGTGCCCTGGGACAGTCATGTGAGTGCATTCCCATTCCACCCACTTGGGAGTCCTGGGAGCAGCAGCCAGTTCCACAAGGGCTATAACTCCTTGGACTCCAAAGAACCTACCCCTAAACCCACACAGGCCAGATggagggggccagggaggagcTGGTGCAGGCTCAGGTTGGAGCCCCCAGGGGGACTCAGGGGAGGGTTCCCAGGGGAGAAGCAGCACAAGacaaagcagcagcagaagcaaaggtgggggtggggacaggggagagcagagggtcaCACTGGCAATGGTTGATCCCAAAGGGGGCCCTGGCTAGACCCAGAGAGGGTTGTGGTGACTGGAGAAGGCAGGTCACGGGTGAGAGGACAGAAGGGAGAGAAGCCAGATTGCAGGGGCTTTGGCCAGACAGGTCGGGCCATGTGAGGACTTGTAGTATTGCACGCAGGTGTGATGCATAGGTCTGTACTTGGAAACATTCAAACACATGTCTGAAAACAGACTTGTTTGCTCCCATGTGTTAGTGGGTAAACAGACACATGGCTGAACAGATGGGAGAGTGCCCATGGTGAGCGCTGCCCCAGCCTTCCCGGCTGGGCTCAAAATTAGAGGTGCTATGGCGAGgagggtagagtgcatgcttagcatgcacgatgtcctgggttcaatccctagagcctccattaaacaaacaaacaaacctaactagcCCCCCGACCCCCCTAAAAAATCAGAGGTGCCATGTGTCCAGCCTCTGAGACAAGAGCTGAATTCCCAGAGTAGGccgggaaggagaggagagaagtaaGTGGCCCCTAGGTGGGGAGTGGTCCCCAGGCAGCGCGAAGGGCCGCCCGCCCCGGTGCAGTACCCCTCAcccagagggcaggggctggggctctaTCTGAATTTTTCAAGGTACCACCCAAAAGCCAGAGTGGAATTTCTGATGGCAATAGGAGCTAAAGGGGGTCCAAGTGGTTTTGGGAGCCTTGGGGATAAATTCCTGCTAGCTTTTTCTCCAAGCAAACAGGATGGGGCAGGGCTTCTACCTGTCTGCTCCTCTAACCCAGCTCTGAGCCTCTGCAAGGCCTGctttcaccccccacccccaccctgtcaCCTTAAgcacagaaaaagcaaaaatgctgGCAGTGTAGCAAAGGTGGGAGACTTCTAGACCTTCTGCCTGCCAGTGTCTGTGAGTGGCCCCGAACACCAACAAGGGGGCAGGGTCACCTGCCAGGAGGCAGGAGCCTCAGCCCACAGGTACAGAGCCTCTCCCCATCCTTGCCCCAGGTACCGCACGGTGTTCAGACCCAAATACAAGGTGGGCTACAAGACAGTGACAGACCTCGCCTGGcgttgctgccccggcctcactGGAGAAGGCTGCCCCGAGCACCTCACAGACCACGGGGCCACCCCACCTCAGCCGGAGCCTGAGCCCCATATTCCCTCAGGGCAGGTGGGCTCAGGCCCCAGGCCCCTTCCTTCTAGCAGAGCAGCCCCCATCCCCCACGGTGAGTCTGCCCACGGAGACCCTACCAACATGATGGAGTTTCTGGGGACTGATGCAGGCTGGCTGAGCTccggcagggctggggagggtgcaTCTCAGGCTGGATGTGAGGGTGAGCCCTCAGAGCCCCCTCCCACAGCTGGGGGAGCTATGCCCAGCAAGGTGGGCTTAGAACAGAAGTTCTCTCGGGTGGTCCAGCAACAGGACAAGCTGAGAGAGACAGGCCAGTGATGCCCCTGgggttctctcttcttttccaggAAGGAAAGGCCCAGGGCTGTTTGGTGAACGGCTAGAACGCCTCGAAGGTGATGTCCAGCGCCTAGCACAAGCATATGGTACCCTCAGTGGCCTGGTGGCCAGCCACAAAGACCCCAACAGGATGACCAGTGGCCCCAGGGCTCCTGCCACCCCCGTGGGCTTCGGGGTCATCCCCGAGGGGTTTGTCAATCCTGGAGACCGAGCTGGGGGACCGCTCACACCACCCCTAGACGAGATCTTGAGCAAGGTGACAGAGGTGAGCAACACACTCCGGACCAAGGTACAGCTGTTGGACGAGGTACACGGGCTGGCCCTCAGCCACGAGGCCCACCTACAGCGGCTGCGGGAGGCCCCCCCATCTCCACTCACCTCCCTGGCGCTGCTGGATGAATATGTGGACCGACGTCTGCACCAACTCTGGGGGAGCCTGCTGGACGGCTTCGAGCAGAAGCTGCAGAGTGTCCAGAGCGTGTGCGACCTGCGGGTGCAGGAGGTGCGGCAGCAGTGTGAGGAGGGCCAGGCGGCCAGCCGGAGGCTGCACCAGAGCCTGGATGGCCGGGAGCTGGCCCTTCGCCGGGAGCTCTCACAGCTGGGTACCCGGCTGCAGGGCCTGAGTGTGGCTGGCGGGGGCAGCTGCTGTGGCCAGCTGGCCTTGATCAGTGCCCGCCTAGACAGCCTCGAGAAGAACCTGCAGGCAGTGTCCGAGGCCCAAAGGGGCCACAGCCCCCCTGATGGGGATGACCTCACACGGCTCTCTGCTGCCATGCTTGAGGGGGGTGTGGATGGGCTGCTGGACGGCTTGGAGATGGTCAATGGGACAGAGGGCGGAGCCAGGGGCTGCTgtctggggatgggggaggagggatgggggatgCGTGGCTTCCACACCATGCTGGAAGAGCGTGTGCAGAGACTGGAGGAACGCTTGGTGACACTAGCTAGGGAGCTGAACCATGACAGCGCCCCTCCAGGCAGGCCGGCTCGACCCCTTGTACAGACGGAGCTGGCTGTGCTAGAACAACGGCTGATTTCGCTGGAGACCTCATGCACCCCCAGCACCACCTCGGCCATCCTGGACAATCTTGTGGCCGAGGTGAAGTCCTGGCAGAGCCGAAGCGAGGCCCTCCTACGCCAGGTGGCCAGCCACGCAGCCCTCCTCCGGCAGCTCAACGGCACCATGGCTGACGTCCAGGGACAGCTGGCAGAAGCGACGGGCAGCTCCCTCCAAGGCGAGATCACCCTGCTTAAGGTCAATCTGAACTCTGTGAGCAAGTCACTCACAGGCCTCAGCGACTCTGTCAGCCAGTATTCTGATGCCTTCTTGGCCGCCAACATATCCCTGGATGAACGGGAACGTAAGGTGGAGGCCGAGGTCCATGCCATCCAGGACCAGGTCAGCAGCCAAGGCTCGCAGCTTCGGGCCGGTCACCGGCAGGTTCTGAGTCTGCGAGGGGAGCTGGAGCGACTCAAGGCCAGTGTGGCCGACGTGGCTGGTGGGCTGAGCCGCTGCCAGGACACGGCCCAGGAACTCCAGCACGCAGTGGGCCACTTCAACCAGAGGGTGGCCCAGGTGGAAGGCACCTGCGGGAAGCTGGGCCTGCTGGCTGCAGGCCTGGGTCGCCTGCCTGCCGAGTcactggggcccagggagggcctGTGGAGCCACATGGACCAACTGAATCGCACACTGGCCCAGCACACAAAGGACATCGCCCGCCTCCGGGATGACCTGTTGGACTGCCGGGCCCAGCTGGCTGAACAGGTGCGGCCAGGGAAGGCCAACTAGGTGGGCTGGACAGGACCCAACCCCCAGATCCCGTCAACCCTGGGGACCCTCCCCGAGAGCCCAGCCTTGCCCAGCagtgcctccccgcctcccctggcCAGCGCGGATGCCATTCCAGAGGGCCCTGAAGGAACAGTCTTGTTCCAGCGCCACCTGACCAGGCGCCAACATCCACGCTCATTGCTGTGCCAACTCGACAATTCAGGAGAGTGATCAAGGTCAGCATGTCACCCTGAAGGCCGGGGTGGCCCCAAGAGACCTCACAACCTAGTCTGCAAATCGTTCTTCTGCAGACACACCAGTTGGCACCCAGGTAGAGACCCTCAGGTCCCTTCTCAGCGGCCTGTCCACATCTCCCTTTGCCCACGGACAACAGTCCCAAGCCTGTGGAGGCTTCTGGTCCCCCTGTCTCCTTGGCTTTTCTTCTCAGCCATCTGGGCTTGGTTTCTGCAGGAAGGTGGTGCCCACTGGCACTGTCCTTCCCCTGACAGCTTCGAGGATGCTGTTACTGAACCAAGGACCAGAGGTTTCCACCGTCTCACGAGTCCTTCAGGACAGAATGGAAGCACAAGGACCCAGTGAAGggttttctttattccttttgatcTTCCCCCAGGGGAAGGGGCTTAGGCAGCTGTGGATCCCCAGAGAAAAGGGTGGGGTCCAAGTGATCTGTTTGGAGACCCCTCACCCGTTtatccttctccttccctttcccaaaGATGTTTCTAGGGTACtttgcccccctccccagtcctctccttTCCGTTTGGGGGAAAATCTTTCCCCTCCAGGTTAGGGCCTCTCTCCAGAGGGTGGCCCTCAAGTACGTCATGGCCTGAATGAGGCCAGACCCTGGGCAGGAGGCCACAGCTGGAGGGAAAGGGCTCCAGGCCTAGTTTCCAACATCCTTGGaaaaccccagccctgcctggatgTTCAAAGTGGTGAGAAATCCAGGTATGACCACATGAAAACATGAGTGTTCTTCTGGCCTACGGGCTTCCCAGAGACCCATCCCTGCTGAGGCTCCCGGCCTTGGCTTCCCCACAGCAGCACAGGTCCCCCTGTGCTATTTTGCAGGTCCTTGCAGCCCCACCTTCTGGGTCCTTGACATTGGTGTTCTGCCCTGCACTTTGGTGCTGTTAAGGGAGAGCAGGCCTGGATTAAAGCTTTTAGTCCGTCTAAAGGTACTTTCTTTCCCAAAGACAGTGGGAAGGGAGGCCTCAGTGGGTGCCAGCCCTGCTTCCCACAGCTCCTCAGGCAAGAGCTCACTCAGCAGCTGGGTGGGCAGTGAAATGACCAGCAAGGGCTCGGGGAGGCCAGGCAGATCAGCCTCCACCTGCCCTGGCAGGGTTTGGAGCTGTGTCCTCAGCAGAGGTGCAGAGAGGAGAGGAGCAGCAGATGGGCGAGTGGGAGCCACCCCCCCTCAGCCCTTGCACTGCCCCAGAGTCCCCCTTACCAGAGTTTGGTGGGGACCTAGAGCATCTGGGGTTGGGATGTGCTGAGATGCCAGGGCACCAGTGTGGGAGAGCGGTgatgtctggctccagagctgtggggaggggccggggccagggggttggaggaaaatttcttcctggATACATTCCCCACAGCCGCCACCAACACTTTCCTGGGCATACAGGCCTCAAGCCTCATAGGGGCCTCCCTCTTTTCTGTGTCCTGTCAGGAACTGAGGCAGGGTCCCAGAGTGACAGGGACAGAGACATCAAGGGTGTGGTGAACCCTGCAAGGACCCAATCATTGAATGGCTATAGGCCAGGGACACACTGAGGCCTGAAGCAGCTGCCCAGTCCTGTGCAGCTCAGCCAGCAAAGGCAGGGGACAGGGGGTATCACCGACCAGcccgcagccccctcctcccctgcagtATGTTGACCTTGCAGCACCCAGCTTCCAACCCCAATGCCCTGGGACACGCAGTCAGGTCTGGGCCAGGCCAGGGTGGGGGACAGCCAGGGCAGGTTCAGGCCAAGGCACTGAGGTCCACAGGGGCCAGTGGCTCCCGCCAGTAGCAGAAGTTGCTGTATTCAGGATTGGCCAGGTCTGTGCTGGGGCCACGGGCCACAGGCGGGAAGAGGAGTTCAACCACCTCACTGAGTCGCTCATACCTACGGCCAGAAGGAGTTGGACTGAGAGCCTGAGCCGCGGCTTCCTTCACAGCAGGCAGACACTGCATTCTGCCTGGGAGCCCTGAACCAGGGAGGGGGTCCCTGGTGGAGGTGGCTTTGGGGCCCAAGCAGAGGCTGGGGCATGAGGCCTCAGAAGGGTGTGGGACACGTGGTGGGGTTTGGCCTCACGTGGACTTGTGGTTCTTCATGAGCTCCTGGATGAGTTCTCCTCGGGGGTTGACTGTGAAGATGCGGGATTCAGGTAGGCCGACCTGCCGGTAGGCAGTGACATCCTGGCAGGGGACAAACAGGGGTCAGTGGGCTAGGAGATCCGGAGGTGGTGGCTCAGCCCCCAGGGAGGGGAAACTCACGTTAGGCCTGTTCCCAAAGGCAGCATAGAAGGGCTgtccctggggcaggaagagctGCTGGATGTCACTGAGGCAGGTGATCTTGAACACCTCTGGCTTCTTCTCAATCACCTCCCTGGGGCAGCCGGGGCCATGGGCAGAGAGGGGGTTAGCAGTCAGGATGGCAAGGTCAAGTGACAGTAGCACACGATCTGACCCAGCTGACACCCAAGCAAGGCCTGatgctggcctggcctgggctaGGCTGGCAGTGCGCCTGCGCTGCCCCCACCCTCACTGGGCTGCAGGCTCACATCACGTGGGGTGGTTACCTGTGCAGGGCAGAGAAGAGGCTGCTGGGAGACAGTAGGATGGGACCCTCGGggaggctgcagccccgctcgctCACCCACTGCAGGTAGCCCTTGGTGAGGTCTGCCATGCCGATGGTCCGGGCCGAGCAGTACAGGAACTTGTATCCGTTTCTGGGGGCAGGGCACATGGGTAGCACAAAGCCATCAGTGATCAGCCATCCCCCATCTCACCTTCTTGGCTTCGGCCAGCTCAGCCCAACTCTGGGACCCTTGCAGGGGGAATACTTAGGAGAACAGCTGAGCCGGGCCTGAGAGGTAGAAGGCACGTGAACAGAGTCCCGAGGCCCAGGTGGACCAGGATAGATGAGGACTTGGCCAAGTATGTAGGCTTTGCCTACAGCAGGAAGGTCAGCAGTTTGACTCAGATCCTGACCACAGCCCCAAGAGATGAATCTTTCAGAGGAGAACTGAGGACCTCTCTCAGTAGGTCTCAGCACGCCCAGGACCTGCCCCagtctccttcccctctggtccCCAAGCCTGGCTTCCTAGGACGGAGGCCGGGAGGCCTAAGATGTTCTGTACTCCCTCCCTGGggtcctgccccagcccagcccagcccagcccagcccaggcactCACAGGTGGATTTTATGGTAGAGACTAGTGATGCCCTGGTGTGTCCAGTCTTTTCCCAGCTGGGGCAGAATGTGGCCCAGAGCATCTGACCTAGAACCACAGAGTAAAGTCACTCCAAGGCAGTCTCACATGGTCCTCCTATTCTGTGGGTGTGGCCCGATGGGCCCGGCCCCCTGCCCCAGGATGACCCACTGGGAGGGGAGGGCCTCttttcctgcccctcctcccccagcacaAAGGGAGGTGAACCCCcatgccctccctctcccccaacagCTGACTGGGCCTCACTTGGTGATGGTACCATCGATGTCGGAGATGACCACCTTGTCGTCCCATTTCCACAGGTAGATGGTGGCCCTGCAGCGGCAGGTGCCCTGGTACTGTGTGGTCACGCTGAAGACCACACTGTTGGCACCTTCCTGCAGGTTCAGGCGCCGCTGGGGCCAAACCAGGGGGTAGGGGGGTGCTGTGATCTGCTATAGCCAGGTGCTGTCCACCCACTGCCACCCTCTACTGCAAACTGTTGCCTTCCATCTCCATGGGCctctttttcctgtttctccaaCTCAAGAACCTTCCTGAATTCATCAGAGAGCTATGCGCAGACAGGTCCACATGGGCAGAGAGTGGCCGTGAGGAGGAAGTGAGGGGTGCACAGTGCCGGGCACAGGAGCTTTGGGATGAAGCTCACAGACCAAGCCTGGCCTGCGACCCCCACTGCTCTTGGCAGGGTGACACCCAACTCCACAGGCAGGCAGTCCCCTGCCTGGGGCTAAGGTGCCTGTGACATCTCCCCAAAGAGAGACCCAGCCCTGTCCTTGGTCCATAGAGAAGGATCAGGGCAGCTCGTAGCCACAACCTGTGACCTGGCTGACCTTGAGTTGGATGTAAGCCCCAGGGTATCACACAGGTGGCAGCCACTCTGTACCAGACTGGCAAGACCCTCCGGGGCACCTCCCTGACCACTGAGTCACACTCAGAAGAAAAACACTCTTATTACAAGAGTTAGTTACTGAGCTCAAAGATGCAACTTGGGGGTCCAGAGTTGCCCAAATCTGAGTGGCTGTCACTAGCTTATTGATTCCTTTAGGGTAGCTTCCAAAGGCAGACCCCAAGCCAGCCAACCCACTGCAGGTAGATATTTTAAGACAACAGAAGAGAGGGCTTTTCTAGTGAGAATGTCCAACAGAGAAATGGGCTGGCATGTGAAGCCATCCCTAGAGGATTCAAGCAGAGGCTGGAAGGGCGGCTGCCAGGGGGATGGATTTTGGGCTTTGGTGAACACAAGCCATTCCTCAGCCAGGCCCTGAGAGCCTCTAGGGCAGAAATACctgagcctccccacccccacgtgAACACACCACGCACACACTTACGATCTGGTTggaggagaggtggagggatTTCTTGTAGGTAGGAGTGTGGGCTGGAGGcgagaggggcagggagggggcctcCAGGATGACAGGGCTGTCCGGGTCGTCGTCCTCACTGCTCAGGGCTTTGGTCCTTTCCCTGCGGGCAGCTCAGCTCTCAGGCCACCTCCCCCAGCCAAGGCCTTCACTCTTACAGATGCGCACCCTTACCCAGGCTACAAGGAACCTgctcttctccctgcccctccagagACTACCCAGGGGATCAGGAACCCCTCCCTCTAGGTGGCACGCATTTTGGGGGTAGCAGCAGACATAAGGACACAGGCCAGTAGTCTACACCCAGAAAGGTGGTAGCGGAGCTGGAGTAGAGACCCAGGGCGCCCAGCCCCCAGGGTGCTCTCCAGAGCCAGGTACTACTACCAGCTTCGGAGATTTTTACCAGAAAAACCTAGAAGTGCATCTTGGCCAATCCCACCTGCTGTGGCTTCAGTCAGCCCATCCTTGAAACCCGCTACCCGACCCTGGACATTCTGGGTCACTTCAGACGTGAAGAAAGGAAGGTCAGCTGGCCCCTGGAGCGGGGAAGCCCTACTCTTCTGTATTTAATATGGTAGCTCCTTGTCTGGGCCAGGAGTGTGGGTGCCcgttccagctctgccatttcccGGCTGTGGGACATTTGGTGTATCcaggttttcccatctgtgaagtggggacatTTCCCAAGAAGCAGGGGTGTAGAAGTGATAGCGGGGTGACAAAGAACcctggcgggggaggggtgctggctCCAACCCTGCCCCTACAGCCGTCCCTGGGCTACAGCTCCAGGTGCAGAGCCCCAGCCAGGAGATCCAACTCACCCCCGCTGCTCCCTTGCTGTGGGTTTCTCCCTCTGGGCACTGTACTGTGGGAAGAGTATCCATCTGGTGAACCCCGCCCCCTGCCTGTGCTGGCCCCGCCCCCTGAGCATGACCACCCACCTCCTTGGCCGGGATGTCCCTTCGTCGCCAGGAAAACCACCACCGCCCTCCCTTCCGAGGCATCTTCTCCTTCTCCAGCTTGTCCACGGTGCTCTGAGGGCAGATGGAGGCCATGGTACTTTTCCCCTGCATCACACAAACCCACCTGACACTGCCCTTGGGGCCCCCATGAGCCCAGAGTCTGGGGCTGACCCTCAGGCAAGGTGCTGTTGACACTTGGAGGCCAAAGAAGCATACTCACCTCCATCTTGGGATTCTGAGCAATGACTCAGGGAGACCCAGGGCCACTCCCAGCCCTGAtgctcagctccagcccagccctgacccccagctccagcccagctGTGGCCTGGCCTCCAGATCCTGTGGCTCAGTCTCCCTACTCCAATAGCTGAAGGCAGTGCTTTGGGAGTGTCTTAAGATCTGGTACTCCCGGCATGATGCCACCAAGTGGCAGCAGGAAGGACAGTCTCTAGGCAGTACCACCCTCAACCTCCAAGACCAAATAGGCAATTTCTCAGGTCAGTGATCTAACCCAGGAACAGCCTCCCTCTCTGCATGTCACTGTCAGAATCTGGTGGGGACAACATGACCTTGTGAAAAATTCTGGTTAGGTTTGTGCTAGATAACCTAGGaaagcccagggccaggcccacCTAGGAGACATATCAGCTTCCTGCAAACCCAGAATGGAGAATCCAAGTCAGGACGTCAGCCAGGGTGCCCACCTGGGCTGGGAACAGGCTTGAGGAGTTTCCAGGGGCCTCAAGTGGTAGATCTGTCTGGATAGGGTGAGGAGAGCCAAGCAGGGGAGTGACACTCTCCTTTCCCACAGCTCTG
Above is a window of Camelus dromedarius isolate mCamDro1 chromosome 18, mCamDro1.pat, whole genome shotgun sequence DNA encoding:
- the EMILIN3 gene encoding EMILIN-3, yielding MGRRRLPVWLCAVAALLSGAQAKGTPLLARPAPPGASRYSLYTTGWRPRLRPGPHKALCAYVVHRNVTCVLQEGAESYVKAEYRQCGWGPKCPGTVMYRTVFRPKYKVGYKTVTDLAWRCCPGLTGEGCPEHLTDHGATPPQPEPEPHIPSGQVGSGPRPLPSSRAAPIPHGRKGPGLFGERLERLEGDVQRLAQAYGTLSGLVASHKDPNRMTSGPRAPATPVGFGVIPEGFVNPGDRAGGPLTPPLDEILSKVTEVSNTLRTKVQLLDEVHGLALSHEAHLQRLREAPPSPLTSLALLDEYVDRRLHQLWGSLLDGFEQKLQSVQSVCDLRVQEVRQQCEEGQAASRRLHQSLDGRELALRRELSQLGTRLQGLSVAGGGSCCGQLALISARLDSLEKNLQAVSEAQRGHSPPDGDDLTRLSAAMLEGGVDGLLDGLEMVNGTEGGARGCCLGMGEEGWGMRGFHTMLEERVQRLEERLVTLARELNHDSAPPGRPARPLVQTELAVLEQRLISLETSCTPSTTSAILDNLVAEVKSWQSRSEALLRQVASHAALLRQLNGTMADVQGQLAEATGSSLQGEITLLKVNLNSVSKSLTGLSDSVSQYSDAFLAANISLDERERKVEAEVHAIQDQVSSQGSQLRAGHRQVLSLRGELERLKASVADVAGGLSRCQDTAQELQHAVGHFNQRVAQVEGTCGKLGLLAAGLGRLPAESLGPREGLWSHMDQLNRTLAQHTKDIARLRDDLLDCRAQLAEQVRPGKAN